One Longimicrobiales bacterium genomic region harbors:
- a CDS encoding pyridoxal phosphate-dependent aminotransferase family protein: MPLDRLDDVLAAHVAKLDEAGTAKGAETVVVEVLPSSGERGPRFRLEGEGQREFIRMNSNSYLGLSLVPEIMSAEEEATARWGAGPGAVRFISGTYEPHVALERRLAAFHGREAAMIFSSAYATVLSTIVPLTTDQTVLISDELNHNCIINAMRLARPADKFVYRHNDVADLERALEEASGKGQRAIVVTDGIFSMRGDHAPLAEIAELCSRYDDRFAENVVLVVDDSHGVGAFGRTGRGTEEYTGAHCDVLVGTLGKAFGVNGGYVTADAAVIRFLRETSPMYIYSNPITVGEAAAALRAVELLDSDAGRARLDRLRSLTRRFEQGLLDAGFETIPGEHPVVPLMVRDTARTRALIAHLRANGVLATGLAYPVVPRGDEEIRFQVNADHTEGDIDEVLAVLRAFTA, from the coding sequence GTGAGCGCGGACCGCGCTTCCGGCTCGAGGGAGAGGGCCAGCGCGAGTTCATCCGGATGAACTCCAACTCCTACCTCGGACTGTCGCTGGTCCCCGAGATCATGAGCGCCGAAGAGGAAGCAACCGCACGCTGGGGCGCGGGCCCGGGCGCGGTGCGCTTCATCAGCGGCACCTACGAGCCGCATGTCGCGCTCGAGCGGCGGCTCGCCGCGTTCCACGGCCGCGAGGCCGCGATGATCTTCAGCTCCGCCTACGCCACGGTGCTCAGCACGATCGTGCCGCTCACCACCGACCAGACGGTTCTCATCAGCGACGAGCTGAACCACAACTGCATCATCAACGCGATGCGCCTGGCCAGGCCGGCGGACAAGTTCGTGTACCGCCACAACGACGTGGCCGACCTGGAGCGCGCGCTCGAGGAGGCCAGCGGCAAGGGGCAGCGTGCGATCGTCGTCACGGACGGCATCTTCTCGATGCGCGGTGATCACGCGCCGCTCGCGGAAATCGCCGAACTGTGCAGCCGCTACGACGACCGCTTCGCGGAGAACGTCGTGCTGGTCGTCGACGACTCCCATGGCGTGGGCGCCTTTGGCCGCACCGGCCGCGGCACGGAGGAGTACACGGGCGCCCACTGTGACGTCCTGGTCGGCACACTCGGCAAGGCGTTCGGCGTGAACGGCGGCTACGTCACGGCCGACGCTGCGGTCATCCGTTTCCTGCGCGAGACCAGCCCCATGTACATCTATTCGAATCCGATCACCGTCGGCGAAGCCGCCGCCGCGCTGCGCGCCGTCGAGCTGCTCGACAGCGACGCCGGGCGCGCGCGACTGGATCGCCTCCGCTCGCTCACCCGCCGCTTCGAGCAGGGGCTCCTGGACGCCGGCTTCGAGACGATTCCGGGCGAGCACCCGGTCGTTCCCCTGATGGTCCGCGACACCGCGCGCACCCGCGCGCTCATCGCCCACCTCCGCGCCAACGGCGTCCTCGCCACGGGACTCGCCTACCCCGTCGTGCCGCGCGGCGACGAGGAGATCCGGTTCCAGGTGAACGCGGATCATACGGAAGGGGACATCGATGAGGTGCTGGCGGTTTTGCGGGCGTTTACGGCATGA
- the truA gene encoding tRNA pseudouridine(38-40) synthase TruA gives MTPTTAEQDDRRRVKLTLHYDGAGFFGWQTQPDTRTVQGELEAALERLTQTRGSVIAAGRTDRGVHATGQVVGVAVPRRWEPAELRRALNAVLPPDVWVARAEAVPWSFHARYDAIGRAYVYRVGVDGVARSPFLRRWCWPLGRALAPAALEAAASRFPGEHSFRAFAKSGQPERGEMCTVHRAGWRPWRSLGWELHVTANRFLHHMVRYMVGTMVDVGLGRRPVEDIDRLLANEPGAETSVPAPPEGLYLSRVIYERDELESETADEVLS, from the coding sequence GTGACTCCAACGACAGCGGAGCAGGACGACCGGCGGCGGGTGAAGCTGACGCTCCACTACGACGGGGCGGGCTTTTTCGGATGGCAGACGCAGCCGGACACGCGCACCGTGCAGGGAGAGCTGGAAGCGGCGCTGGAGCGGCTGACGCAGACGCGCGGCAGCGTGATCGCGGCGGGCCGGACGGACCGCGGGGTGCACGCGACCGGCCAGGTGGTCGGGGTGGCGGTGCCGCGGCGGTGGGAGCCGGCGGAGCTGCGGCGTGCGTTGAACGCGGTGCTGCCGCCGGACGTGTGGGTTGCCAGGGCGGAAGCGGTTCCGTGGAGCTTTCACGCGCGCTACGATGCGATCGGCCGCGCGTACGTGTACCGGGTCGGCGTGGACGGGGTGGCGCGCTCGCCCTTTCTCCGGCGCTGGTGCTGGCCGCTCGGCCGGGCACTGGCGCCGGCTGCATTGGAGGCGGCGGCGTCGCGCTTCCCTGGCGAGCACTCGTTCCGTGCCTTCGCAAAGTCGGGCCAGCCGGAACGTGGCGAGATGTGCACGGTACACCGTGCCGGGTGGCGGCCGTGGCGCTCGCTCGGATGGGAGCTGCACGTAACGGCGAACCGGTTCCTGCACCACATGGTGCGCTACATGGTGGGCACCATGGTGGACGTGGGACTGGGGCGACGTCCGGTCGAGGACATCGACCGGCTGCTGGCCAACGAGCCGGGGGCGGAGACCAGTGTTCCCGCACCGCCGGAAGGGCTGTATCTGAGCCGCGTCATCTACGAACGCGACGAACTGGAGAGCGAGACGGCAGATGAAGTTCTTTCTTGA
- the fsa gene encoding fructose-6-phosphate aldolase, with protein sequence MKFFLDSADLDEIRRAMDAGLIDGITTNPSLLSKAAGNGASPRDILKGVCELVPGPISAEVVAVDKDRMYAEGRELAKLADNIVIKVPLTEDGLIACRRFRADGIHVNVTLCFSPAQALLAAKAGASYISPFVGRLDDVGENGMDLIAQIVQIYDNYDFETEVLVASVRHPMHVVEAALLGAHVATVPAKVLHQLIGHPLTDKGLKAFLADWEKLPESARHIVTQG encoded by the coding sequence ATGAAGTTCTTTCTTGACAGCGCCGACCTGGACGAGATCCGCCGCGCAATGGACGCGGGGCTGATCGACGGCATCACCACCAACCCGTCGCTGCTGTCGAAGGCCGCGGGCAATGGCGCGAGCCCGCGCGACATCCTGAAGGGGGTCTGCGAGCTGGTGCCGGGCCCGATCAGCGCGGAAGTCGTCGCGGTCGACAAGGACCGGATGTACGCCGAGGGGCGCGAGCTGGCGAAGCTGGCGGACAACATCGTGATCAAGGTCCCGCTCACGGAGGACGGGCTGATCGCGTGCCGCCGCTTCCGTGCCGACGGCATCCACGTCAACGTGACGCTGTGCTTTTCCCCCGCGCAGGCACTCCTCGCCGCCAAGGCCGGTGCGTCCTACATCTCGCCCTTCGTCGGGCGGCTGGACGACGTGGGCGAGAACGGGATGGACCTGATCGCGCAGATCGTGCAGATCTACGACAACTACGACTTCGAGACCGAGGTGCTGGTCGCCTCGGTGCGGCATCCGATGCACGTGGTCGAGGCGGCCCTGCTGGGCGCGCACGTGGCCACCGTCCCGGCCAAGGTGCTGCACCAGCTGATCGGGCATCCGCTGACGGACAAGGGGCTGAAGGCCTTCCTGGCCGACTGGGAGAAGCTGCCGGAGAGTGCGCGACACATCGTCACGCAGGGGTAG
- a CDS encoding trypsin-like peptidase domain-containing protein, with product MRRLAWIALLLFAAPPAVLAFYARTDAERPAAIAEALREAAPAANAQAVADAQQTVAEERRNAIVRAAQRAAPSVVSVNTVRRQRVRPRSIWEQFFIGPGVSREVPGLGSGFIIDASGLILTNEHVVRGADEVVVTLSDGTDLPAEIVGADEATDLALLRVTAPAGRRLPVAPLGTSSDLVIGEWAVAIGNPFGFLLSNVEPTVTAGVISGVGRNIIPDATGQERGFYLDMIQTDASINPGNSGGPLLNALGDVIGVNSSIISGSGGSVGLGFAIPIDRARRVAADLLEHGEVRRAWVGVTLETGDTDRFGRSRDVRIASVAPGSPAERAGLRPGDTIIRANGRRVATPLDWEARLLDSSVAQPLQLVTRRGGSERQITVTPTALPSLTAERVRALSDLQLVTVTPAIRAERNLASEQGALIVELSDVARSVGLAQGDVIVQINRVPVGSAEDAAALLRRLAGGAARVIIERRGQYGSVSFTIGQE from the coding sequence GTGCGCAGGCTCGCCTGGATCGCGCTGCTGCTGTTCGCGGCACCGCCGGCGGTGCTCGCGTTCTACGCGCGCACGGATGCAGAACGTCCGGCGGCGATTGCGGAAGCGCTGCGCGAGGCCGCGCCTGCGGCCAACGCGCAGGCGGTCGCGGACGCGCAGCAGACGGTCGCCGAGGAGCGTCGCAACGCCATCGTGCGCGCGGCGCAGCGGGCGGCGCCGTCGGTGGTGAGCGTGAACACGGTGCGCCGCCAGCGCGTGCGTCCACGCTCCATCTGGGAGCAGTTCTTCATTGGCCCCGGCGTTTCGCGCGAGGTACCCGGGCTCGGCTCGGGCTTCATCATCGATGCGAGCGGGCTGATTCTCACCAACGAGCATGTCGTACGCGGCGCGGACGAGGTGGTGGTCACGCTGAGCGACGGCACGGACCTTCCCGCAGAGATCGTCGGTGCGGACGAGGCGACGGACCTGGCGCTGCTGCGGGTTACGGCGCCGGCAGGACGTCGCCTGCCGGTGGCGCCGCTCGGGACGTCCAGTGATCTGGTGATCGGCGAATGGGCGGTCGCGATCGGCAACCCGTTCGGCTTCCTGCTTTCGAACGTGGAGCCGACCGTGACGGCCGGCGTGATCAGCGGCGTCGGCCGCAACATCATTCCGGACGCGACGGGCCAGGAGCGCGGCTTCTACCTCGACATGATCCAGACGGACGCGTCGATCAACCCGGGCAACTCCGGCGGCCCGCTGCTGAACGCGCTGGGCGACGTGATCGGCGTGAACAGCTCGATCATCTCGGGCAGCGGCGGCAGCGTGGGCCTCGGCTTCGCGATCCCGATCGACCGCGCACGCCGCGTGGCGGCGGACCTGCTCGAGCATGGTGAAGTGCGGCGTGCCTGGGTGGGTGTGACGCTGGAGACGGGTGACACCGACCGCTTCGGCCGCTCGCGCGACGTCCGCATCGCCAGCGTCGCGCCGGGCTCCCCGGCGGAGCGCGCGGGGCTGCGGCCCGGCGACACGATCATCCGTGCGAACGGCCGCCGTGTCGCGACGCCGCTCGACTGGGAGGCGCGCCTGCTCGACTCCAGCGTGGCCCAGCCGCTGCAGCTCGTGACGCGGCGTGGCGGCAGCGAGCGGCAGATCACGGTGACGCCCACGGCACTGCCCTCGCTCACCGCGGAGCGGGTGCGGGCGCTGAGCGATCTCCAGCTCGTGACGGTGACGCCCGCGATCCGGGCGGAGCGCAACCTCGCGAGCGAGCAGGGCGCGCTGATCGTGGAACTGTCCGACGTCGCCCGTTCCGTGGGTCTCGCACAGGGCGACGTCATCGTGCAGATCAACCGCGTGCCGGTCGGCAGCGCCGAGGACGCGGCGGCGCTCCTCCGTCGCCTTGCCGGCGGAGCGGCACGTGTCATCATCGAGCGGCGCGGGCAGTACGGCTCCGTCTCGTTCACCATCGGCCAGGAGTGA
- the purB gene encoding adenylosuccinate lyase, translating into MSADPDAGYAAPEPPAGATYRNPLVERYASQEMTRIFSDEYKFGMWRRLWLALAESEKELGLEISDEALAAMRANLDTLDLARAAELEKKLRHDVMAHVHHFGEVAPAAKPYIHLGATSAFVTDNTELLQHREALLLVRQRLIAAIGALAGFAREYRDLPTLGYTHFQPAQPTTVGKRACLWLQDFVLDVEEIEHRLDTLRFRGVRGTTGTEASFLELFDGDGAKIDELNRRIAAKLGFDRLYGVTGQTYTRKSDYAFLSTLAGLATSASKYAHDLRLLQHLKEIEEPYEKHQIGSSAMAYKRNPMRTERITALARHVIALTIDPAFTAATQWLERTLDDSANRRIAIPESYIATDAILLLVHNVSAGLVVRPGVIRKHLMEELPFMATEPILMRAVKAGGDRQELHERIRQHSVAAANRVKDDGAPNDLIERIASDSAFGLSRAAIEETLDPARHTGRAAEQVDHFLETHVAPVLARYAADASVPELRA; encoded by the coding sequence TTGAGCGCAGATCCCGACGCCGGCTACGCGGCCCCCGAGCCGCCCGCCGGCGCCACGTACCGCAATCCTCTTGTGGAGCGGTACGCGTCGCAGGAAATGACGCGGATCTTTTCGGACGAGTACAAGTTCGGCATGTGGCGCCGGCTGTGGCTGGCGCTCGCGGAATCCGAGAAGGAGCTGGGGCTCGAGATCAGCGACGAGGCACTCGCCGCGATGCGCGCGAACCTCGACACGCTGGATCTGGCGCGCGCCGCCGAGCTGGAGAAGAAGCTGCGACACGACGTGATGGCGCACGTCCACCACTTCGGTGAGGTCGCTCCGGCGGCGAAGCCGTACATCCACCTGGGCGCGACCAGCGCCTTCGTCACCGACAACACGGAACTGCTGCAGCACCGCGAGGCGCTGCTGCTGGTGCGGCAGCGGCTGATCGCCGCGATCGGCGCGCTGGCCGGCTTTGCGCGCGAGTACCGCGACCTGCCGACACTCGGCTACACGCACTTCCAGCCGGCGCAGCCCACGACGGTGGGCAAGCGCGCCTGCCTCTGGCTGCAGGACTTCGTGCTCGATGTCGAGGAGATCGAGCACCGGCTGGACACGCTGCGCTTCCGCGGCGTGCGCGGCACGACCGGCACCGAGGCGAGCTTCCTGGAGCTGTTCGACGGCGACGGCGCGAAGATCGACGAGCTCAACCGTCGCATTGCGGCGAAGCTCGGCTTCGACCGGCTGTACGGCGTCACCGGCCAGACATACACGCGCAAGAGCGATTACGCCTTCCTTTCGACGCTCGCAGGGCTCGCCACCTCCGCGTCCAAGTACGCGCACGACCTGCGGCTGCTGCAGCACCTCAAGGAGATCGAGGAGCCGTACGAGAAGCACCAGATCGGGTCCAGCGCGATGGCGTACAAGCGCAACCCGATGCGCACCGAGCGGATCACCGCGCTGGCGCGCCACGTGATCGCGCTCACGATCGATCCGGCGTTCACGGCGGCGACGCAGTGGCTCGAGCGCACGCTCGACGACTCGGCGAACCGCCGCATCGCGATCCCGGAATCGTATATCGCCACGGACGCGATCCTGCTGCTGGTGCACAACGTGTCCGCAGGGCTGGTCGTGCGGCCGGGCGTGATCCGGAAGCACCTGATGGAGGAGCTGCCGTTCATGGCGACGGAGCCGATCCTGATGCGTGCCGTCAAGGCCGGCGGCGACCGGCAGGAGCTGCACGAGCGGATCCGGCAGCACAGCGTCGCGGCGGCGAACCGGGTCAAGGACGACGGCGCCCCGAACGATCTGATCGAGCGGATCGCGTCGGACTCCGCGTTCGGCCTGAGCCGTGCAGCAATCGAGGAGACGCTCGACCCGGCGCGTCACACGGGCCGCGCCGCGGAACAGGTGGACCATTTCCTGGAGACGCACGTCGCGCCGGTGCTCGCGCGCTACGCGGCGGATGCGTCCGTACCGGAGCTGCGTGCATGA
- a CDS encoding phosphoribosylaminoimidazolesuccinocarboxamide synthase translates to MSNGTAVDRTELPFPLLARGKVRDVYDVGDDRLLLVATDRISAFDVVMEEPIPHKGAVLTQITAWWLARLGDLTPNHLITADPDEIQKALPKLKATRQVWERRSMLVHKAKVVPIECVVRGYISGSAWKEYRSHGTLAGERLPEGLTESARLDPPIFSPATKAAVGEHDENITFDDMKRRIGDELANELRERSLAIYERGREVAELAGIIVPDTKFEFGTLPDGTLVIIDEVLTPDSSRFWPRESYQPGRGQPSLDKQPVRDYLDELVEEGGWDKKAPPPALPGHVIDATSERYRALFRRLTGFTLDEFPMHDPGAEPVPE, encoded by the coding sequence ATGAGTAACGGAACCGCGGTGGATCGAACCGAGCTTCCCTTCCCTCTCCTGGCGCGGGGCAAGGTCCGCGACGTCTATGACGTCGGGGACGACCGCCTGCTGCTGGTCGCGACCGACCGGATCAGCGCGTTCGACGTCGTGATGGAGGAGCCGATCCCGCACAAGGGCGCGGTGCTCACGCAGATCACGGCGTGGTGGCTCGCCCGCCTGGGCGACCTCACGCCCAACCACCTGATCACCGCCGACCCGGACGAGATCCAGAAGGCGCTGCCCAAGCTGAAGGCGACGCGCCAGGTCTGGGAGCGCAGAAGCATGCTCGTGCACAAGGCGAAGGTGGTGCCGATCGAGTGCGTGGTTCGCGGCTACATCTCCGGCTCGGCGTGGAAGGAGTACCGGTCACACGGAACGCTGGCCGGCGAGCGGCTGCCGGAGGGACTGACGGAGAGCGCGCGGCTGGATCCGCCGATCTTCTCGCCCGCCACCAAGGCCGCGGTGGGTGAGCACGACGAGAACATCACGTTCGACGACATGAAGCGTCGCATCGGCGACGAGCTGGCGAACGAGCTGCGCGAGCGCAGCCTGGCGATCTACGAGCGAGGCCGCGAGGTCGCCGAGCTGGCGGGCATCATCGTCCCCGACACCAAGTTCGAGTTCGGCACATTGCCGGACGGGACGCTCGTCATCATCGACGAGGTGCTGACGCCGGACAGCTCGCGCTTCTGGCCGCGCGAGAGCTACCAGCCCGGGCGCGGCCAGCCGTCGCTCGACAAGCAGCCGGTCCGCGACTACCTCGACGAGCTGGTCGAGGAGGGCGGCTGGGACAAGAAGGCGCCGCCGCCCGCGCTGCCCGGCCACGTGATCGATGCGACGTCGGAGCGCTACCGCGCGCTCTTCCGCCGGCTGACCGGCTTCACGCTGGACGAGTTCCCCATGCACGATCCCGGCGCGGAGCCGGTACCGGAGTAA
- the pssA gene encoding CDP-diacylglycerol--serine O-phosphatidyltransferase, with the protein MRRPRLQQGVIIVPSALTLGNLFFGVWAIVSAASGDFMRAGWLIVFAGIFDTLDGRIARATQTGSRFGEELDSLVDAISFGVAPALIMYHLFLAQTDSWGWVAVFFYVTAAVIRLARFNVEQAGHAKVAFHGLPSPSAGMTLATFYPFSQTDFFQTYLSHWRWPELMIGLMLVIAFLMMSHVLYPVVPKIGIRTRKHIVNGLFLGTMIVLAITIPRLFFFPALIGYLAYGVLKSTLLGFLERLPERDPMDDEEEEADEAGAELRDIDYAELSHVEPLQPRRFRRPGRGGH; encoded by the coding sequence ATGCGCCGGCCACGGCTGCAGCAGGGCGTCATCATCGTACCGAGCGCCCTCACACTGGGGAACCTGTTCTTCGGTGTGTGGGCGATCGTGTCCGCGGCATCCGGCGATTTCATGCGGGCCGGGTGGCTGATCGTCTTCGCCGGAATCTTCGACACCCTGGACGGCCGGATCGCGCGCGCGACGCAGACCGGCAGCCGCTTCGGCGAGGAACTGGACTCGCTGGTCGATGCGATCAGCTTCGGCGTCGCGCCGGCGCTGATCATGTACCACCTGTTCCTTGCGCAGACGGACAGCTGGGGCTGGGTCGCGGTGTTCTTCTACGTCACTGCCGCAGTGATCCGTCTCGCCCGCTTCAACGTGGAGCAGGCCGGCCACGCCAAGGTCGCCTTCCACGGGCTGCCCTCGCCCTCGGCGGGCATGACGCTGGCCACGTTCTACCCGTTCAGCCAGACAGACTTTTTCCAGACGTACCTGTCGCACTGGCGCTGGCCCGAGCTGATGATCGGGCTGATGCTCGTCATCGCGTTCCTGATGATGAGCCACGTGCTGTACCCGGTGGTTCCCAAGATCGGGATCCGCACACGCAAGCACATCGTGAACGGGCTCTTCCTCGGGACCATGATCGTGCTTGCGATCACGATACCCCGCCTCTTCTTCTTCCCCGCGCTGATCGGATACCTGGCCTACGGGGTACTGAAGTCGACGCTGCTCGGGTTCCTCGAGCGTCTGCCGGAGCGTGACCCGATGGACGACGAGGAGGAAGAGGCCGACGAGGCGGGCGCGGAGCTCCGCGACATCGATTACGCCGAGCTGTCTCACGTTGAACCATTGCAGCCGCGCCGCTTCCGGCGGCCCGGCCGGGGGGGACATTGA
- the purS gene encoding phosphoribosylformylglycinamidine synthase subunit PurS, which yields MNAYQVEVRITPRAGLLDPEGNAVQHALTSLEFDGVEDVRVGRLIRLRVQADSETAARDAADAMCRRLLANPVTEDYEIALAGGR from the coding sequence TTGAACGCATATCAGGTCGAGGTCCGTATCACGCCGCGCGCCGGCCTGCTGGATCCGGAAGGCAACGCAGTGCAGCACGCACTGACCTCGCTCGAATTCGACGGCGTGGAGGACGTGCGCGTGGGTCGGCTGATCCGGCTGCGCGTCCAGGCGGATTCCGAAACGGCTGCACGCGACGCCGCCGACGCGATGTGCCGGCGCCTGCTCGCCAACCCGGTGACCGAGGATTACGAGATCGCGCTCGCGGGAGGCCGGTGA
- the purQ gene encoding phosphoribosylformylglycinamidine synthase subunit PurQ translates to MRVAIITFPGSNCDYDCFKAINDVLGAEAYYRWHRETELGECDAVILPGGFSYGDYLRAGAIARFSPIMDAVIAFAKSGGPLLGVCNGFQVLCESGLLPGALVKNRSMQFQGETVRVRVDNNQTLFTHLYDRNEILDLHIAHGVGNYVADDETLARLEGDGRIVFRYVDERGVPSDEGNANGSMHNIAGIINEEGNVLGMMPHPERSVESLLGSADGLPIFQSLAAHLSGTGVA, encoded by the coding sequence ATGCGCGTCGCGATCATCACGTTCCCGGGCTCCAACTGCGACTACGACTGCTTCAAGGCGATCAACGACGTCCTCGGTGCCGAGGCGTACTACCGCTGGCATCGCGAGACGGAGCTGGGCGAGTGCGATGCTGTCATCCTGCCCGGCGGCTTCAGCTACGGCGACTACCTGCGCGCGGGCGCGATCGCACGCTTCAGCCCGATCATGGATGCGGTGATCGCGTTCGCAAAGAGCGGTGGTCCCCTGCTCGGCGTCTGCAACGGGTTCCAGGTGCTGTGCGAGTCCGGGCTGCTGCCGGGCGCGCTCGTGAAGAACCGCTCCATGCAGTTCCAGGGCGAGACAGTGCGCGTCCGCGTGGACAACAACCAGACGCTGTTCACGCACCTGTACGACCGCAACGAGATCCTGGACCTGCACATCGCGCACGGCGTCGGCAACTACGTGGCGGACGACGAAACGCTGGCACGACTCGAAGGCGACGGCCGCATCGTGTTCCGCTACGTCGACGAGCGCGGCGTGCCGAGCGATGAGGGCAACGCAAACGGCTCGATGCACAACATTGCCGGCATCATCAACGAGGAAGGCAACGTGCTCGGCATGATGCCGCACCCGGAACGATCCGTGGAGTCGCTGCTCGGCTCGGCGGACGGGCTGCCGATCTTCCAGTCGCTGGCCGCTCACCTGAGCGGGACAGGAGTGGCGTGA